TGACGCCGTCCAGATCGTCGACCTCCCCGTGGATCGCGGCGTCGAGCAGGTGGTTGACCGTGACCTCGAACGCCGCGCGGGCCAGCACGGAGTCCTTGTTGCCCGAGATCCCGTGGCGGCCGATCGACTCGATCGTCCCCTTGTTGGTCATGATGTCGGCGACCAGCATCAGGTGGCGAATGTTCACGTCGTCGAGCCCCTGCTCTTCGAGGGTGTCCATCGTCTCGTTGATGATCGCCTCGCGGGCGGCCTCGACGCCGAGCTGGCGGTACACCTCGTGGATGTTGTTGGTCGTCGTCCGGGAGGCGTCGACGCCTTCGATCCCGATCACGTCGCCGAAGGCGGATCCCTCGGTGTAGAGGACGAATTCCTCGCCCTCGTCGGTTTCCTCCTTGCGGATGACGACCCGGGAGACGTCCTCGATCCCCTTGAACGTGATCTCGCGCAGCTCCTCGACGAGCTGGAGCAGGTCGCGGTAGCTGGGTTCCTCGGGACCGAACTGGATGACGGCGTCCTGCTGGAGCACCTCGACGCCCAGCGAGGACTGGATCGTCTCGGCGACCGCCTCGGGTTCGATCATCCGCTCTTCGAGAGTGGCCTCGTTGAGGTCGATCCGGACCTGCATGTCCGCGACGTTGGTCGACACGTCGCCGAGCGCGAGGATCTTCGTCGCCTCAATCTTCCAGACGACCTCGTGGGCCTTCTCGCGGTCGTCGGCGTACTCGTCGTCGAGGTGGACCGTCATCATCGGCGTGTCGGGCTCCTTTCGCGCGTCGACGAGCTCGATCAGCCGGGGGAGCCCCTGGGTCACGTCGATCTCCGCGACGCCCGCGTAGTGGAACGTGTTCATCGTCATCTGCGTTCCGGGCTCGCCGATCGACTGGGCGCTGACGGTGCCGACGGGGTCGAGCGGATCGATGCGCGTGTCGAGATACTGGTTCTCGACGGCCCTGGCGAGATCGTCGGCCTCCTCGACGGTGACGCCGCCGCGGGCCTCGATCGTCTCGTACACCTCGTCCTTGAGCCGTCGAGTGAGTTCGGTGTCCTCGACCACGGCCTCGACGTCCTCGCCGACGTCGTAGCCGTTCGGGTTAGTCATCGTCCACCTCCGGGGCGGGGACGGCCTCCTGGACCGCCGGCGGCTCCTCGTCCATGCGCCGGGAGTCGGCGTGCTCCGAGAGGTTCGTCGCGGGCTCGGTTCGCTCCAGGAACTCGTCGCGCTCGGCCTCGCTCTCGAACTCGGCGTCGAGGACCTGGCCGGCGATCTCCTCGACGTCGACCGGGTTGTCCTCGCTGGAGGATACCTGCACCGGGCTGGTGCCGTCCTCGCCGAACTCGAACTGGACGATCGTGTCGGAGGTGTCCCGCACCGTGCCGTCGTACTGGGTCTCCAGCTCCGACAGCGCGTTGATCAGCCGGCGCTGG
This is a stretch of genomic DNA from Natronoarchaeum mannanilyticum. It encodes these proteins:
- the rpoA2 gene encoding DNA-directed RNA polymerase subunit A'': MTNPNGYDVGEDVEAVVEDTELTRRLKDEVYETIEARGGVTVEEADDLARAVENQYLDTRIDPLDPVGTVSAQSIGEPGTQMTMNTFHYAGVAEIDVTQGLPRLIELVDARKEPDTPMMTVHLDDEYADDREKAHEVVWKIEATKILALGDVSTNVADMQVRIDLNEATLEERMIEPEAVAETIQSSLGVEVLQQDAVIQFGPEEPSYRDLLQLVEELREITFKGIEDVSRVVIRKEETDEGEEFVLYTEGSAFGDVIGIEGVDASRTTTNNIHEVYRQLGVEAAREAIINETMDTLEEQGLDDVNIRHLMLVADIMTNKGTIESIGRHGISGNKDSVLARAAFEVTVNHLLDAAIHGEVDDLDGVTENVIVGKPIKLGTGDVDLRMGSFTPDLESSSD